One window of the Dermacentor andersoni chromosome 10, qqDerAnde1_hic_scaffold, whole genome shotgun sequence genome contains the following:
- the LOC126519299 gene encoding uncharacterized protein: protein MIAPINCWLLAVNLKGIGRACKMSNYITSVFFLCGFFFFFFFFFTDLALSDPVENHHTDSASQTDRVIGCASCAEMQTLRRQLRAAKQQLQQCQGKLAKFRLQSAKYKRQQQNLQSLSDRDKLIIDQCVMKASAKSARAVRYKKDWLYDCLLLKIKSTSVYTYLKENNFLPLPNPRTLYSYMKNLKADFGFDAHIFTILKEKLLTSPEREGRGWKAHLLNCMLCLCLSEMIQMTIFFLRCAHVRRNECQQKPARQRV, encoded by the exons ATGATTGCACCCATAAATTGCTGGCTTCTTGCCGTCAATTTGAAGGGCATCGGCAGAGCCTGCAAAATGTCAAACTACATAacctcggttttttttttgtgtggttttttctttttttttttttttttttttacagatttgGCGCTCAGTGACCCGGTGGAAAACCACCACACGGACTCGGCTTCTCAAACAGACCGCGTGATTGGCTGTGCCAGCTGTGCTGAAATGCAGACGTTGAGGCGCCAGCTTCGAGCCGCGAAACAGCAGcttcaacaatgccaaggaaaaCTTGCCAAATTCCGGTTGCAGTCTGCCAAGTACAAACGGCAACAGCAAAACCTTCAAAGCCTTTCAGATCGCGACAAATTGATTATTGATCAGTGTGTGATGAAGGCGAGCGCAAAGTCTGCTCGAGCTGTGCG GTATAAGAAAGACTGGCTGTATGACTGCCTTCTCTTGAAGATTAAGTCCACGTCTGtatacac ATATCTTAAAGAAAATAACTTTCTGCCCCTGCCGAACCCACGCACACTGTACAGCTACATGAAGAACTTGAAAGCTGATTTTGGGTTTGATGCACACATATTTACTATACTGAAGGAAAAGCTGCTGACTTCCCCTGAAAGAGAAGGACGAGGTTGGAAAGCGCATCTCTTAAACTGCATGTTGTGCTTGTGCCTTTCTGAAATGATTcaaatgacaattttttttctcaggTGTGCTCATGTTCGACGAAATGAGTGTCAGCAAAAGCCTGCACGTCAGAGAGTCTGA